The proteins below come from a single Argentina anserina chromosome 1, drPotAnse1.1, whole genome shotgun sequence genomic window:
- the LOC126798164 gene encoding 26S proteasome non-ATPase regulatory subunit 12 homolog A-like, which translates to MEGGSELDAHIEKLLNVEKQMRLAGDVAGTKKAATDILELCFKAGAWKTLNDQILVLSKRRGQLKQAVTALVQQAMQYIDQTPDLETRIELIKTLNNVSAGKIYVEIERARLIKRLAKIKEEQGLIAEAADLMQETAVETFGAMAKTEKIAFILEQVRLCEDRQDFVRAQILSRKISPRVFDVDASKEKKKPKEGDNIVEEAPADVPSLLELKRIYYELMIRYYSHNNDYLEICRCYKAIYEIPSVKEDPAQWIPILRKICWYLVLSPYDPMQSSLLNSTLEDKNLSEIPYFRLLLKQVKTMEVIQWTTLWNKFKDEFENERNMLGGSLGDKAAGDLKQRIIEHNILVVSKYYSRVTLKRLAELLCLSIQEAEKHLSEMVVSKALVAKIDRPIGIICFQTAKDSNNVLNSWATNLETLLDLVEKSCHQIHKETMVHKAVLKV; encoded by the exons ATG GAAGGAGGAAGCGAGTTGGACGCCCATATAGAGAAATTGCTGAATGTGGAGAAGCAAATGAGGCTCgctggtgacgtggcagggaCCAAGAAGGCTGCCACTGACATTCTTGAGCTTTGCTTCAAAGCTGGTGCGTGGAAGACTCTTAATGACCAGATTCTCGTCTTGTCCAAGCGCCGTGGTCAGCTCAAGCAG GCCGTAACTGCATTGGTCCAGCAAGCAATGCAATATATTGATCAAACACCTGATCTTGAAACACGTATAGAGCTTATTAAAACACTAAATAATGTTTCTGCCGGGAAG ATATATGTTGAAATTGAGAGAGCAAGGTTAATCAAAAGACTTGCAAAGATCAAGGAAGAGCAAGGGCTTATTGCTGAAGCTGCTGATTTGATGCAAGAAACTGCA GTTGAAACATTTGGTGCTATGGCAAAAACTGAGAAGATTGCGTTCATTCTTGAGCAG GTTCGTCTGTGCGAAGACCGTCAGGATTTTGTTCGTGCTCAAATACTTTCGAGGAAGATTAGTCCTAGGGTATTTGATGTTGATgcttcaaaagaaaagaaaaaacccaAAGAAGGTGATAATATTGTTGAAGAAGCTCCTGCTGATGTACCATCGCTCTTGGAGTTGAAGCGGATCTACTATGAATTAATGATAAG GTATTATTCACATAACAATGATTACCTTGAGATTTGTCGTTGCTATAAGGCGATATACGAGATCCCTTCTGTTAAAGAGGATCCAGCCCAGTGGATACCG ATATTGAGGAAAATCTGTTGGTACTTAGTTCTGTCACCATATGATCCGATGCAGTCAAGCCTACTTAATTCCACCCTGGAGGATAAGAATCTTTCTGAGATTCCATACTTTAG GTTACTATTGAAACAAGTGAAGACTATGGAAGTCATACAATGGACCACTCTATGGAATAAGTTCAAGGATGAGTTTGAGAATGAGAGGAATATGCTAGGTGGCTCTTTGGGTGACAAAGCAGCTGGAGATCTAAAGCAGAGGATAATTGAACAT AATATTCTAGTTGTTTCAAAGTATTACTCGAGGGTTACCTTGAAAAGACTTGCAGAGCTGCTCTGTCTAAGTATCCAG GAAGCTGAGAAGCATCTCTCAGAAATGGTTGTGTCCAAGGCGCTGGTAGCGAAGATTGACAGGCCAATAGGCATAATCTGTTTCCAAACTGCAAAAGATAGTAACAATGTTCTTAATTCGTGGGCGACAAACTTGGAGACACTGCTTGATCTTGTTGAGAAGAGCTGCCACCAAATACACAAAGAAACCATGGTTCACAAGGCAGTTCTGAAGGTGTAA